Genomic DNA from Eschrichtius robustus isolate mEscRob2 chromosome 4, mEscRob2.pri, whole genome shotgun sequence:
TAGAGACCTTGCTGGTACAATATTGGTTTTCATCGCCGCTGAGATCGCAGTTCCTGAGAAGATCTTAAACTAAGGGAGGAGGAAGCAAGATAGAAGATAGGATTAAGTGGAGCCAGTCCTTGTTCTTTGAAGTTTGTAAGTTTCAAAACAGCAAAGAGGGTCATGTAGGCCTTGTCTGGAAATTGGCCAGCACACTGCCCATCTAGGCCCTAGGGGGGGTAGGAAAGGGATCGTAAAACCCCATTTTCTAGTCTCATTGTGTCCAACTCTAAGTTGTTAAATATCTTGTTCTAGTAATCGTTAGATACAATGTTGGGGAAACGAAAGCGTGTGGTGTTGACAATTAAGGACAAGCTTGACATTATTAAAAAACTTGAGGAAGGCATCTCTTTCAAAAAACTTTCTGTGGTGTACGGAATTGGTGAATCCACAGTGcgtgatattaaaaaaaacaaagaaaggataATAAACTATGCAAACAGTTCAGATCCTACAAGTGGGGTATCCAAACGTAAATCTATGAAGTCATCAACATATGAGGAACTTGACAGAGTTATGATAGAGTGGTTTAACCAACAGAAAACAGATGGGATTCCGGTGTCTGGAACGATTTGTGCAAAACAAGCCAAGTTCTTTTTTGACGCTCTGGGGATGGAAGGTGATTTTAACGCATCGTCTGGCTGGCTGACTCGATTTAAGCAGCGCCATGGTATTCCAAAGGCTGCTggtaaaggaacaaaactgaaagGAGATGAAACTGCTGCCAGTGAGTTTTGTGGTAGCTTTCAGGAATTCGTTGAGAGAGAGAATCTACAACCAGAACAAATTTATGGTGCTGATCAAACTGGATTGTTCTGGAAATGTCTACCGTCAAGGACATTAGCTCTTGAAACTGAGCGGAGTACTTCTGGTTATAGGTCAAGCAGAGAGAGAATCATTATTATGTGTTGTGCAAATGCCACAGGTTTACACAAACTTAATCTTTGTGTTGtgggaaaagcaaaaaaacctCGTGCGTTCAAAGGAGCTGACCTTTCAAACCTTCCTGTCACTTACTTCAGTCAAAAAAGTGCATGGATAGAACATTCTGTTTTCAGACAGTGGTTTGAAAAGTACTTTGTGCCACAGGTACAGAAGCATTTGAAATCCAAGGGGCTTCTAGAAAAAGCAGTGCTCCTTTTGGATTTTCCCCCAGCACATCCAAATGAAGAACTGTTGAGTTCAGATGATGGCAGAATAATTGTGAAATATCTACCACCAAATGTCACAAGTCTCATTCAACCTATGAGCCAAGGAGTTCTAGCCACAGTAAAAAGATACTACCGAGCAGGACTTCTCCAGAAGTACGTGGATGAAGGAATTGACCCCAAAATGTTCTGGAAGAACTTGACAGTGTTAGATGCAATTTATGAAGTGTCAAGAGCTTGGAACATGGTAAAATCAAGTGCCATAACCAAAGCATGGAAAAAACTTTTCCCTGGCAATGAAGAGAATTCAGGCATGAATATTGATGAAGGAGCCATTTTAGCAGCTAACTTAGCAACAGTTTTACAGAATACAGAAGACTGTGAACATGTTGACCTTGAGAATATTGATCAGTGGTTTGACTCTCGGAGTAATGACTCAAACTGCCAGGTGCTAACCGACAGTGAAGGTACTGAGGACCAGGCCAAGCCTGCTGAGCACAAGCCTTCCAGTAAGACTAGAAAAACAGAACTGAACCCAGAGAAGCATATCAGCCACAAAGCTGCACTGGAATGGACCGAAAATTTACTGGATTATCTAGAACAACAAGATGACATGCTTCTGTCTGATAAACTGGTGTTGCGGAGGCTTCGAACaataataagaagaaaacagaagatccAGAATAACAAAAGTCATTAATAATCCTCTTAAGGGTTTCCGCGTGTTTGCGTCTTTGTGACTTTATCTGCAGTGGAACTTAATTATCTTGTTTGAAGTGCTGTGGATTTCAAGGccaaatacattttattaatgaATTTAGGATTAGATGCTGTTTTGGATTACTTACATTACTGTGCTTGAATGTCGATTCTAGGAAGTGAGCATTGACATGTATCTTGTCTGTTTCTAATCTGTATTATACTAATTTAGATCATAAGGTACCTGAGGCCAGGGATcctgtgtctgttttgtgcctGAATTTCATTGTCTAATAGAGTACCATGCACACTCTaggcaatcaataaatctttcttaaattgaatttttatgactttctctgaacttcagtttccagACTGAAATACGTGGAGGGTAAGTTTCCCTTTCTACCGTTTTTCCACCTGCTGAATATTTTAGAACTCAGCAAAGATTATACCTGAAGTACATGTATTTCACTGTGAAAGCAGAGAACTGAAGGAAAATAGTCTGAAGCCCGAAATATGGCATTCTATACCAACAGTATTTGGACAATCAGCAATTCAGATTGGCTGTCTCTGTATAATGAAGTAAGAAGAAATAAGGTTAAAACGTCCCCAGGCAAAGGACTTGCACTTCACTTTTATTTCATCTGGCAGTAGGGAGAGTTCCTTCAGAGTTGTGGAAAGAATGCCACCATTGTTCCAGAAAAATAGATTTCATTTTCCAAATCATTGCTATTAGAAGAGAATAAGGATTAAACTGTGTTATCTGTCATTTTGATCCTTTATTAGTAGAGATATGTTAAgtagttttttctctttaataagcTATTTGATGTAACACTTCAAAGCTTTAAAGTACGTCATTTGCTTTCATaatagtgtatttttctgtgagaACTAATACTGAGAATATAGGCATACATTGCATTTGTGGAGCCATCACATGAACTGACATTAAATTGAACATGAGAAAGGCACTGTAGAACAGCATAGgctgctgtgtgaccatgggcaagttacttaacccatctgtaaaataggaataatacctGCCTCTGAGAGTATTTTGAGGAGTACGTGAGTTAATATATGGATTTTAAGTAATACAGGCTTAGAACAGGACCTGGCGCAGAAAAAGTCCTCTAAGTGTTAGCTCCTGTTACCGAGTTGCAGAAATGATGTTTCAGAAGTGTGCGCAACAGATCCAGTGTGTGAATCAACCCCGATGTTGCTGCACTGGGAAAACCCTTTAGAGGGAGGTGACATAAAAGAGATGCAAGTGACTAGATTCAgctgaaatataataataatttacttcAAAGAAAACTGGAAGGTGAATCCAATTCAGAAATCATTTCCCGACCATCTACTGCTAGGCACAGTGAGGCACGCCGGCACGTTTAAGACATCTTAGTTTGAATTATAAAAGGAAATGGGAATGGAATTGTAGTTTCTTTGCTCCAGGCCTGCTAATAAAATACATAGATGTTGGCTTTGTTCATAGAATCTGTTACTGATATTGGCGTAGTTTACTGAAGTAATAAAATACCTTTAAAGCAGATAAGATAGCAGTTAGGACGACACTTGAAATATCAAACTAAAGTAACACCGGATCAGTAGAAAATTAGAGCAAAAGAAATATCACAGGAGACTGGTTACAGTAATTGGGTCCAGCCATATACTGGGAGCTTTGTTGTGATTGACTTGAGATTTTAGAAGCTCTGACAGTCCTTCATGAGGACTGTTAGAGCTCAGAATTCTGCCCTTTGACAGAGCAGAGGCTTTGAGTTCGAGAAAGGCCTTTTCGGAAAACCTCTAAGAATATTTTCTTTGGGAGAATTCATACCTTATCATTAACACACCTCTCTCAGTTTACACAATTTCACTTACTAGGAAGCCCTGAGGAAATGAAACTCTGTGCGGATAAGTCCTGAAACTATTTGGCTTCTTGGAGGCAAAGGGACTCTGAAGCCTGGAAATGGTAATGACATATTTGAATACTgctttgcatttttcacagagcttttTGCTAACAAAAACTTCTCAAACTTCTTTCAGTCATGACATTGAAATGGTTTAATCCTGTTTCATCATAAAGACCGATATAAACTGTGCATTCT
This window encodes:
- the TIGD2 gene encoding tigger transposable element-derived protein 2, yielding MLGKRKRVVLTIKDKLDIIKKLEEGISFKKLSVVYGIGESTVRDIKKNKERIINYANSSDPTSGVSKRKSMKSSTYEELDRVMIEWFNQQKTDGIPVSGTICAKQAKFFFDALGMEGDFNASSGWLTRFKQRHGIPKAAGKGTKLKGDETAASEFCGSFQEFVERENLQPEQIYGADQTGLFWKCLPSRTLALETERSTSGYRSSRERIIIMCCANATGLHKLNLCVVGKAKKPRAFKGADLSNLPVTYFSQKSAWIEHSVFRQWFEKYFVPQVQKHLKSKGLLEKAVLLLDFPPAHPNEELLSSDDGRIIVKYLPPNVTSLIQPMSQGVLATVKRYYRAGLLQKYVDEGIDPKMFWKNLTVLDAIYEVSRAWNMVKSSAITKAWKKLFPGNEENSGMNIDEGAILAANLATVLQNTEDCEHVDLENIDQWFDSRSNDSNCQVLTDSEGTEDQAKPAEHKPSSKTRKTELNPEKHISHKAALEWTENLLDYLEQQDDMLLSDKLVLRRLRTIIRRKQKIQNNKSH